A stretch of the Leptidea sinapis chromosome 17, ilLepSina1.1, whole genome shotgun sequence genome encodes the following:
- the LOC126968901 gene encoding pre-mRNA-splicing factor ATP-dependent RNA helicase DHX16 codes for MEKRSKRQYSSSEEDSAEEYRKKDIKERDEFATRLRKKDEEKVKKVAEAHKKTYEEAAKRLKLEAEDREKVLPKLRIQSRRKYLQKRKDDKVVELEDDIADDEYLFEENVLTEREKRDREHKKTILKLAKEHEKARELENIQRYHMPQDLGKGEKGEYIEVDENEKLPHADQRKWEQEQIKSAFFKFGAKDAKAQNEYELLLDEQIDFIQALQLEGNKEKKEEEEISEHQKIRMTIEETKISLPVYPFKDSLIQAIKNYQILIVEGETGSGKTTQIPQYLHEAGFTQDGKKIGCTQPRRVAAMSVAARVSQEMNVKLGNEVGYSIRFEDCTSDRTIIKYMTDGTLHREFLSEPDLASYSVMIIDEAHERTLHTDILFGLVKDITRFRPDLKLLISSATLDAEKFSTFFDDAPIFRIPGRRFPVDIYYTKAPEADYIDACVVSVLQIHATQPLGDILVFLTGQEEIETCVEMLQERTKRLGKKLKELLILPVYANLPSDMQAKIFEPTPEGARKVVLATNIAETSLTIDNIIYVIDPGFAKQNNFNSKTGMESLMVVPISKASANQRAGRAGRVAPGKCFRLYTAWAYKYELEDNTVPEIQRINLGNAVLTLKALGINDLIHFDFLDPPPHETLVLALEQLYALGALNHHGELTKAGRRMAEFPTDPMLAKMLLASEKYKCSEEVVTIAAMLSVNSSVFYRPKDKIIHADTARKNFFHRSGDHLSLMNVYNQWVDSDFSVQWCYENFIQYRSMKRARDVREQLASLMDRVEIEMVSSLSDDTNIRKAITAGYFYHIAKFSKGGHYKTVKNNQTVMIHPNSALFEELPRWVIYHELVFTSKEFMRQVTEIESKWLLEVAPHYYKSKELEDSTNKKMPKTVGKSAKM; via the exons atggaAAAGCGAAGTAAACGACAATACTCATCCTCGGAGGAAGATAGTGCTGAGGAATATCGcaaaaaagatataaaagagCGCGATGAGTTTGCAACACGATTGCGAAAAAAGGATGAAGAGAAGGTGAAGAAAGTAGCTGAAGCTCACAAGAAGACATATGAAGAAGCAGCTAAACGACTTAAGCTAGAGGCCGAGGATCGGGAAAAAGTTTTGCCCAAACTTCGAATCCAATCCCGCAGAAAATACTTGCAAAAGAGAAAAGATGACAAAGTTGTCGAATTAGAAGATGACATCGCAGATGATGAATATCTTTTTGAGGAAAATGT GTTAACAGAAAGGGAGAAGCGAGATAGAGAACACaagaaaacaatattgaaaCTAGCCAAGGAACATGAGAAAGCTAGAGAATTGGAGAATATCCAAAGATATCACATGCCCCAAGATCTTGGGAAAGGAGAAAAag GGGAGTACATTGAAGTTGATGAAAATGAAAAGTTGCCACATGCAGATCAAAGGAAATGGGAACAAGAGCAGATAAAATCAGCCTTCTTTAAGTTTGGTGCTAAGGATGCCAAAGCCCAAAATGAATATGAACTACTATTGGATGAACagattgattttatacaagccCTTCAGCTGGAaggtaataaagaaaaaaaggaggaggaagAAATTTCAGAACATCAAAAGATACGAATGACAATTGAAGAAACTAAAATATCACTGCCTGTTTATCCCTTCAAGGATTCACTTATTCAAgctataaaaaattatcaaattttgaTTGTGGAAGGTGAAACAGGTTCTGGTAAAACTACTCAAATTCCACAGTACCTTCACGAAGCCGGTTTCACCCAGGATGGAAAGAAAATTGGCTGTACTCAACCAAGAAGAGTAGCAGCTATGTCAGTAGCGGCTAGAGTATCCCAAGAGATGAATGTAAAACTTGGAAATGAAGTCGGTTACAGCATTCGTTTTGAAGACTGTACATCAGAtagaacaataataaaatacatgacAGATGGTACTCTACATAGAGAATTCTTATCCGAACCTGACCTTGCCTCATACAGTGTCATGATAATTGATGAAGCTCATGAACGCACATTACATACTGATATTTTATTTGGTTTGGTTAAAGATATTACAAGGTTTAGACcagatttaaaattacttatttcaaGTGCTACATTGGATGCAGAGAAATTTTCGACCTTTTTTGATGATGCCCCTATTTTTCGAATACCAGGAAGACGGTTTCCTGTAGATATTTACTATACAAAGGCTCCAGAAGCAGATTACATAGACGCCTGTGTGGTGTCAGTGCTACAAATTCATGCTACACAACCACTTGGAGATATTCTAGTTTTCTTGACTGGGCAAGAAGAAATTGAGACATGTGTGGAAATGTTACAAGAAAGAACAAAAAGActtggaaaaaaattaaaagaactcCTCATATTACCTGTTTATGCTAATTTGCCAAGTGATATGCAAGCTAAAATCTTCGAACCAACTCCTGAAGGAGCAAGAAAAGTAGTCTTGGCAACAAACATTGCAGAGACTTCTTTAAcaattgacaatattatttatgttattgatCCCGGTTTTGCAaagcaaaataattttaattctaaaactGGAATGGAAAGTCTCATGGTTGTACCAATTTCAAAAGCATCAGCTAACCAAAGGGCAGGTAGGGCAGGGAGGGTTGCACCAGGCAAATGTTTTAGGCTTTATACAGCCTGGGCTTACAAATATGAACTAGAAGACAACACTGTTCCTGAAATACAAAGGATTAACTTAGGAAATGCTGTTCTAACATTAAAAGCATTAGGAATTAATGATTTAATCCATTTTGACTTTCTTGATCCTCCCCCTCATGAAACATTAGTTTTGGCATTAGAGCAACTATATGCTCTAGGTGCTCTTAATCATCATGGAGAATTAACAAAAGCTGGAAGGAGAATGGCTGAGTTCCCTACAGATCCTATGCTGGCCAAAATGTTATTAGCAAGTGAAAA GTATAAATGTTCTGAAGAAGTGGTGACAATAGCAGCTATGCTATCAGTTAATAGTTCTGTATTTTACAGAccaaaagataaaataattcatGCGGACACAGCTAGAAAAAACTTCTTTCATAGAAGTGGTGATCATTTAAGTTTAATGAATGTTTATAATCAATGGGTGGATTCAGACTTTTCTGTTCAGTGgtgttatgaaaattttattcaatacagATCAATGAAAAGAGCAAGAGATGTGCGTGAACAACTGGCAAGTCTCATGGACAGGGTTGAAATAGAAATGGTGTCAAGTTTGTCTGATGACACCAATATAAGAAAAGCAATAACTGCTGGTTATTTTTACCATATTGCAAAATTTTCTAAAGGAGGCCATTACAAAACTGTCAAGAATAATCAA aCTGTAATGATTCATCCAAATAGTGCATTATTTGAAGAACTTCCAAGGTGGGTTATATATCATGAACTAGTGTTTACCTCCAAAGAATTTATGAGACAAGTTACTGAGATTGAAAGTAAATGGCTATTAGAAGTTGCCCCACACTACTATAAGTCAAAAGAATTGGAAGActcaactaataaaaaaatgcctaaAACTGTTGGAAAATCTGCtaagatgtaa
- the LOC126968967 gene encoding WW domain-containing oxidoreductase-like — translation MFYWQMIRQYSTYRKVSNLIKGALQEVQFVRIHGPTADEVMGDADLSDKTCLITGANSGIGLEVTRCLNKRDCRVLMACRNPYEARIVAKNVCEKPNNLKMYEINLASLASVEKCSENIIKQEKNIDILILNAATFGLPWSLTEDGLETTFQVNFLSQYFLLLRLEELLSPNARVIFTSSESHRNINWPIEKRLSPTIEDLSLPQKEYTTIKSYNISKLCGLLAMHYLGYRWLYTGRSVFCAHPGSFIKTRLPRNWWVYEALYTSMLPFSKTVPQAASAVTYCATSPDLKDVTTFYIKNCTRCEESELARDTHLSFKVQDLVRDVLRDRIPNYDYSIVRPDTDHVAEPSIEATLMSNYSG, via the exons ATGTTTTACTGGCAAATGATACG GCAATATTCAACATACAGAAAAGTATCGAATTTGATAAAAGGAGCGTTACAAGAAGTGCAATTCGTAAGGATTCATGGACCGACTGCTGACGAG gTCATGGGAGATGCTGATTTGTCGGATAAAACATGCTTAATTACTGGGGCCAACAGCGGTATCGGACTTGAGGTCACCCGTTGCTTAAACAAACGAGACTGCAGGGTTCTCATGGCCTGTCGTAATCCATACGAAGCAAGAATCGTGGCCAAAAATGTATGCGAGAAACCAAACAATCTCAAGATGTACGAAATAAATCTTGCATCTTTGGCGTCTGTGGAAAAATGTTCGGAAAATATTATCAAGCAGGAGAA GAATATCGACATTTTGATATTGAATGCTGCTACTTTTGGCTTACCATGGTCACTTACTGAAGATGGTTTGGAGACAACGTTTCAAGTGAATTTCCTGAGTCAATATTTTTTGCTTTTGCGACTGGAAGAATTACTTTCTCCAAATGCAAGAGTCATTTTCACATCATCGGAATCGCACAG AAATATTAATTGGCCAATAGAAAAACGGCTATCGCCGACCATAGAAGACCTATCTTTACCCCAGAAGGAGTACACAACGATTAAATCTTATAACATATCAAAGCTGTGCGGTCTCTTAGCGATGCATTATTTAGGCTACCGTTGGCTGTATACGGGAAGATCTGTGTTTTGTGCACATCCTGGTTCATTCATCAAGACTCGTCTTCCTCGTAACTGGTGGGTCTACGAAGCCCTGTATACTTCAATGCTACCGTTTTCCAAAACAGTG CCTCAAGCGGCCAGTGCTGTGACCTATTGTGCCACTTCGCCCGACCTGAAGGATGTGACAACGTTTTACATAAAGAACTGTACTCGTTGCGAGGAATCCGAGCTGGCGCGGGATACCCACCTGTCGTTCAAGGTCCAGGACCTGGTGCGTGACGTTCTGCGGGACAGGATCCCCAACTACGACTACAGCATCGTGCGTCCTGACACCGACCACGTGGCTGAACCCTCCATCGAGGCCACACTCATGTCTAACTATTCTGGTTGA